The Candidatus Eisenbacteria bacterium genome window below encodes:
- a CDS encoding HAD family hydrolase produces the protein MMNPKTPLRGVIFDYGNTLIWLGPKRRSTRTDYADVVARPGAERLARFLVSTGILGDESAAADFVKRYLEIRERNRALAEETGREITARESLISALESPAAVAPSSEARLRKAVSESFVPEIEAVEALPGATETLDMLRRRGVKLALLSNCTDGDYVRTVVRRLGWEGYFDPFVVSADIGARKPLPEAFRPMLDRWELAPEEVAMVGDSLYHDVAGAGQLGLQTIHFTAIENPSEPAHRAAVRPDWTAASHAELSQLLIRLSA, from the coding sequence ATGATGAATCCCAAGACACCGCTCCGCGGCGTTATCTTCGATTATGGCAACACGCTGATCTGGCTCGGCCCCAAGCGCAGATCGACGCGGACCGATTATGCCGACGTCGTGGCCCGGCCCGGCGCCGAGCGCCTCGCGCGGTTCCTTGTGTCGACGGGGATACTGGGGGATGAGAGCGCGGCCGCCGACTTCGTGAAACGCTACCTCGAGATCCGGGAGCGAAACCGGGCTCTGGCCGAGGAGACCGGAAGGGAAATCACCGCGCGCGAATCCTTGATCTCGGCGCTCGAATCGCCGGCGGCGGTCGCGCCCTCCTCGGAGGCGAGGCTGCGCAAGGCGGTCTCCGAGTCGTTCGTCCCCGAGATCGAGGCCGTCGAAGCGCTTCCCGGCGCCACGGAGACGCTCGACATGTTGAGGCGGCGCGGCGTCAAGCTCGCGCTCCTTTCCAACTGCACCGATGGAGACTATGTGAGGACGGTCGTCCGTCGACTTGGATGGGAGGGATACTTCGACCCGTTCGTGGTCTCGGCCGACATCGGCGCTCGAAAGCCGCTCCCCGAGGCGTTCCGGCCGATGCTCGATCGTTGGGAGCTGGCCCCCGAGGAGGTCGCCATGGTGGGAGATTCCCTCTACCACGACGTCGCCGGCGCGGGACAGCTGGGCCTCCAGACGATCCACTTCACGGCGATCGAAAATCCGAGCGAACCCGCCCACCGGGCGGCGGTCCGGCCGGATTGGACCGCTGCGTCGCACGCGGAGCTCTCGCAGCTCCTGATCCGTCTCTCGGCCTGA
- a CDS encoding ketopantoate reductase family protein translates to MAETIGVLGAGALGTLLATRLHRAGHTVHVYARSPARREALSQEGSQPLIEDRAEGLKPATLVFLCVKSYDTGTAARSIVEAGIASAICSLQNGWGNMEILEAALPRSPLIAGATSLGAYLDETGALHASARGPTRFASWRNTEFRWAEYAATLFEGAGLTADASRDANGILWRKLALNAAVNPISALSGRPNGAILESGPLLRIAEAAAQEAARVGVRAGYVEGGFDPIPLLKAVLEDTYANRSSMAEDLSRGRRTEAEAIIGAVVRAARQVGEPVPVLEGIRALVLAAESMAAEAPRP, encoded by the coding sequence ATGGCGGAAACCATCGGCGTGTTGGGCGCCGGCGCGCTCGGCACGCTGCTCGCGACGCGGCTCCATCGCGCGGGACATACGGTCCACGTGTACGCGCGGAGTCCCGCGCGGCGTGAGGCGCTGAGCCAGGAGGGATCGCAGCCGCTCATCGAGGATCGCGCGGAGGGACTCAAGCCCGCGACCCTCGTCTTCCTCTGCGTCAAATCGTACGACACCGGGACCGCCGCGCGATCGATCGTCGAAGCAGGGATTGCCTCCGCGATCTGCTCGCTTCAAAACGGTTGGGGCAACATGGAGATTCTGGAGGCCGCGCTCCCGCGCTCGCCCCTGATCGCGGGGGCCACGTCCCTGGGCGCCTACCTGGACGAGACCGGCGCCCTTCACGCCTCCGCGCGCGGGCCGACGCGGTTCGCGTCCTGGCGGAACACCGAGTTTCGCTGGGCCGAATACGCGGCCACGCTGTTCGAGGGCGCGGGCCTCACGGCCGACGCGAGCCGGGACGCGAATGGGATCTTGTGGCGGAAGCTGGCCCTCAACGCGGCGGTCAACCCGATCTCCGCGCTCTCGGGCAGGCCGAACGGCGCGATCCTCGAGTCGGGGCCTCTTCTCCGGATCGCGGAGGCCGCGGCCCAGGAGGCGGCGCGGGTCGGGGTCAGGGCCGGTTACGTCGAAGGCGGGTTCGATCCGATTCCCCTCCTCAAGGCGGTCCTCGAAGACACGTACGCGAATCGCTCCTCCATGGCGGAGGATCTGTCGCGCGGCCGGCGGACGGAAGCGGAGGCCATCATCGGAGCCGTGGTCCGGGCCGCCCGTCAGGTCGGGGAGCCCGTCCCGGTCCTGGAAGGGATCCGCGCGCTCGTCCTGGCTGCGGAATCGATGGCCGCGGAGGCGCCACGCCCCTGA
- a CDS encoding 3-isopropylmalate dehydrogenase, protein MSPAVPWSSTSSGSPSSARRCSRTPSWSSSSSSSSGAGAGRRRVAKRYRIAVLPGDGIGPEVTREAIETIRLAADVRGFALDLTQYPFGADHYMKSKEMFPASALEEMRGHDAILLGAIGDPRLPVGLLERAVISGIRFGLDLYVNLRPVKLYAEHLCPLKGKRPEDVDMVVVRENTEDVYAGIGGFLKKGTPDEVAMQEMIFTRKGTERVIRYAFDLCRRRAKTKKLTMVDKANAVGAMDLWTRTFEEVGKDYPDIQRDHAYIDAACMWMVKNPEAFDTVVVSNMFGDILTDLGAAIQGGMGIAASGNIHPGRVSMFEPIHGSAPKHAGKNVASPVGAILAGQMLLEHLGESEAGALIGAAVEELFASGKLRSTGTDSGIGTKEQGNMLREGIRRAVPS, encoded by the coding sequence ATGAGCCCGGCCGTCCCCTGGTCGAGCACGTCTTCCGGCTCGCCAAGCAGCGCGAGGCGGTGTTCGAGGACGCCGAGCTGGAGCTCATCGTCGTCGAGTTCAAGCGGAGCCGGAGCGGGGCGGCGGCGCGTGGCTAAGCGCTACCGGATCGCGGTCCTGCCCGGCGACGGGATCGGCCCCGAGGTGACGCGGGAGGCGATCGAAACGATCCGCTTGGCCGCCGACGTGCGCGGCTTCGCGCTCGATCTCACGCAGTATCCCTTCGGGGCCGATCACTACATGAAGTCGAAGGAGATGTTTCCCGCATCCGCCCTCGAGGAGATGCGCGGCCACGACGCAATCTTGTTGGGCGCGATCGGCGACCCCCGCCTTCCCGTGGGGCTCCTCGAGCGCGCCGTCATCTCGGGAATCCGGTTCGGGCTCGACCTCTACGTCAACCTCCGCCCCGTGAAGCTCTACGCCGAGCATCTCTGCCCCCTGAAAGGGAAGCGCCCCGAGGATGTCGACATGGTGGTGGTGCGGGAGAACACCGAGGACGTCTACGCCGGCATCGGCGGGTTCTTGAAGAAAGGGACCCCCGACGAGGTGGCGATGCAGGAGATGATCTTCACGCGCAAGGGAACGGAGCGGGTGATCCGCTACGCCTTCGACCTCTGCCGGCGGCGCGCGAAGACGAAGAAGCTCACGATGGTGGACAAGGCAAACGCGGTCGGAGCGATGGATCTCTGGACGCGCACGTTCGAGGAAGTCGGGAAGGATTATCCCGACATCCAGCGGGATCACGCCTACATCGACGCCGCCTGCATGTGGATGGTCAAGAACCCCGAGGCGTTCGACACCGTCGTGGTCTCGAACATGTTCGGGGACATCCTGACCGACCTCGGCGCGGCGATCCAAGGAGGAATGGGAATCGCGGCTTCGGGAAACATCCACCCCGGCCGTGTCTCGATGTTCGAGCCGATCCACGGCTCTGCCCCGAAGCACGCCGGAAAGAATGTCGCGTCGCCGGTGGGGGCAATCCTGGCGGGGCAGATGCTGCTCGAGCATCTCGGCGAGTCTGAGGCGGGCGCCCTCATCGGAGCCGCCGTGGAGGAGCTTTTCGCGTCCGGAAAACTGCGCTCGACCGGCACGGACAGCGGGATCGGCACCAAGGAGCAGGGCAACATGCTCCGGGAAGGCATCCGCCGGGCGGTCCCCTCTTGA
- a CDS encoding T9SS type A sorting domain-containing protein produces MKFVFRLALFAAVLTLPFAVPASAQYMYMDSNGNGIHDTGDRLNANNDSTIVDIYLVTNMNKDGSVAGCNTVPGTAMDINSYAFNIVATGGTATYGNYINRQATAFPNQAQTLNTGDGTFKTGFYAFTYTPAGLFRLGTLTITGTGGSPKIGFVDILPASQDFTSFGTPCPGIAGDNTYRLDGPNTQAFYGGPGDWLIAEGLDAAPGGNNPPVVTNPGNKTVNELAPLTFTVTATDPDAGQTVSFSLDAATVTNGATIGSASGVFSWTPTEAEGPGNYPVTVTATDSGSPSASSSAGFSITVNEVNQAPVLAAIGDKTVTVNSPLTFTATATDADLPGNGKSFGLTGAPAGATISASTGIFNWTPAATGTFPLTVTVTDDGVPPLGDSEGITITVSAGANQPPVLAAIGNKSIAELASLAFTATANDPDAGQTLTFSLDAGSPAGAAITGAGAFSWTPTEAQGPGSYPVTIRVTDSGSPAMEDFEAISIAVSEVNVAPVLAAIGDKATTVGGAVAFTATATDADVPANTLAFSLDAGAPAGAAIGATTGVFSFTPSASGTFPVTVRVTDNGTPPLSDFEAISIVVSAAANVNPVLAPIGNKTVDEEATLSFTATATDADAGQTLTFSLDAGAPAGASINASTGAFSWTPAEADGPGSHSITVRVTDDGTPNLGDSETISVTVNEVNVAPVLAAIGDKAGTVGVEVAFTATATDADVPANTLTFSLDAGAPAGATINGSTGAFSWTPSATGSFAVTIRVTDNGTPALDDFEAISINVGAGVVNHAPVLAAIGNKTVDEGTPLTFTATATDADAGQTLAFSLDSGAPSGAAITAAGGVFSWTPGEADGPGSHPVTVRVTDNGSPAMDAFEAISITVNEVNVAPVLAAIGNKAGTVGVEVAFTATATDADVPANTLTFSLDAGGPAGATINGSTGAFSWTPSATGSFAATVRVTDNGTPALDDFEAITIDVTEAAVNHAPVLDAIGNKAVDEGLLLSFTATATDADAGQTLTFSLDTGGPSGAAITAGGVFSWTPTEAQGPGSYPVTIRVTDDGSPAMDDFEVVTIDVNEVNVAPVLAAIGNKAGTVGVEVAFTASATDADVPANALTFSLDAGAPAGAAINGSTGAFSWTPSATGSFAATVRVTDNGTPALDDFEAISIDVTEAVVNHAPVLDAIGNKSGTVGVEVAFTATATDADAGQTLAFSLDAGAPAGAAINGSTGAFSWTPSATGSFAATVRVTDNGTPALDDFEAITITVGGGGGETLAANAFFAGPNIITVLDANRATCVEIEPVQNSYSNDDVDLSSIVMIYAGKQISALADRTDLNGDKNHNGVREIKACFSKEDLRSLFSDLPRGLSRVEVAIEGNLESGARFGDTVKHFVFVLSTSSTGRCGLAAQPNPLNPETILSFTTTQRGPVTVRVFDTSGRLVKTLQDGTMPAGFNSVRWDGSADNGTHVATGVYFVKMISLDGEQRLRVTVLK; encoded by the coding sequence ATGAAGTTCGTGTTTCGTCTCGCTTTATTTGCCGCGGTACTCACGCTTCCCTTCGCCGTTCCGGCGTCCGCCCAGTACATGTACATGGATTCGAATGGGAACGGAATCCATGACACGGGCGATCGCCTGAACGCGAACAACGACTCGACGATTGTGGACATCTACCTGGTCACGAACATGAATAAGGACGGGAGCGTGGCGGGCTGCAACACGGTCCCCGGGACCGCGATGGACATCAACTCGTACGCCTTCAACATCGTGGCGACGGGCGGGACAGCGACGTACGGGAACTACATCAACCGCCAGGCGACCGCGTTCCCGAACCAGGCGCAGACGTTGAACACTGGGGACGGGACGTTCAAGACGGGGTTCTACGCGTTTACGTACACGCCTGCGGGATTGTTTCGGCTTGGGACGCTGACGATTACGGGGACGGGCGGGTCGCCCAAGATCGGCTTTGTCGATATCCTTCCGGCCTCACAGGACTTCACTTCGTTTGGGACGCCGTGCCCCGGTATCGCGGGCGACAACACGTACCGGTTGGACGGTCCGAACACGCAGGCGTTCTATGGTGGGCCCGGCGACTGGTTAATCGCCGAAGGGCTCGATGCGGCGCCGGGCGGGAATAACCCGCCGGTAGTTACGAATCCCGGGAACAAGACGGTAAACGAGCTGGCGCCTTTGACGTTCACGGTGACCGCTACCGACCCGGACGCGGGCCAGACGGTGTCGTTCTCGTTGGATGCCGCCACGGTTACGAACGGGGCGACGATCGGCTCGGCATCGGGAGTGTTTAGCTGGACCCCGACGGAGGCGGAGGGACCTGGGAACTATCCGGTGACCGTTACGGCCACGGATAGCGGGAGCCCCTCCGCGAGCAGCTCGGCCGGGTTCTCGATCACGGTGAACGAGGTGAACCAGGCTCCGGTCTTGGCCGCGATCGGCGACAAGACGGTAACGGTGAACAGCCCGCTGACTTTCACTGCGACCGCGACCGACGCCGATCTGCCCGGGAACGGGAAATCATTCGGCCTGACCGGCGCCCCCGCCGGCGCGACGATTAGCGCCTCGACCGGCATTTTCAACTGGACCCCGGCGGCGACGGGCACGTTCCCGCTGACGGTCACGGTGACCGACGACGGAGTGCCTCCGCTCGGCGACTCCGAGGGGATCACGATCACGGTGAGTGCGGGGGCCAACCAGCCGCCGGTGCTCGCGGCGATCGGGAACAAGTCCATCGCTGAGCTGGCGTCCCTGGCCTTCACCGCGACGGCGAACGATCCGGACGCGGGCCAGACGCTCACATTCTCCCTGGACGCCGGCTCCCCCGCGGGGGCGGCGATCACCGGGGCCGGCGCGTTCTCGTGGACCCCGACCGAGGCGCAGGGCCCGGGAAGCTACCCCGTTACGATTCGCGTGACGGACAGCGGCAGTCCCGCGATGGAGGACTTCGAGGCGATCTCGATCGCGGTCAGCGAGGTCAACGTCGCTCCGGTCTTGGCCGCGATCGGGGACAAGGCGACGACGGTCGGCGGGGCCGTGGCGTTCACGGCGACGGCTACCGACGCGGACGTTCCGGCGAACACGCTCGCGTTCTCGCTGGACGCCGGCGCTCCGGCCGGAGCGGCGATCGGCGCGACGACGGGCGTCTTCAGCTTTACGCCTTCGGCGAGCGGCACCTTCCCGGTGACGGTCCGGGTGACCGACAATGGAACGCCCCCGCTCAGCGACTTCGAGGCGATCTCGATTGTCGTGAGCGCGGCCGCGAACGTCAACCCGGTGCTCGCTCCGATCGGGAACAAGACCGTGGATGAAGAAGCGACGCTGAGCTTCACCGCGACGGCGACCGATGCCGACGCCGGCCAAACGCTGACGTTCTCGTTGGACGCGGGCGCGCCGGCCGGAGCTTCAATCAACGCCTCGACGGGCGCGTTCAGCTGGACGCCGGCGGAGGCGGACGGACCGGGTAGCCATTCCATCACCGTGCGGGTGACCGACGATGGGACCCCGAATCTCGGCGATTCCGAAACGATCTCGGTCACGGTGAACGAGGTCAACGTGGCGCCGGTCCTGGCCGCGATCGGGGACAAGGCGGGGACCGTCGGGGTCGAGGTCGCCTTCACCGCTACCGCGACGGATGCCGATGTTCCAGCCAACACTCTCACCTTCTCGCTGGATGCCGGCGCACCCGCCGGAGCCACGATCAACGGCTCGACGGGCGCTTTCAGCTGGACGCCATCGGCTACCGGCAGCTTCGCGGTCACGATTCGGGTGACCGATAACGGCACGCCTGCCCTCGATGACTTCGAGGCGATTTCGATCAACGTAGGCGCGGGGGTCGTGAACCACGCTCCGGTGCTCGCGGCGATCGGGAACAAGACGGTGGACGAGGGGACGCCCTTGACGTTCACGGCCACCGCGACCGATGCCGACGCGGGGCAGACGCTCGCGTTCTCTCTGGATTCCGGCGCCCCTTCCGGCGCGGCGATCACGGCGGCGGGCGGCGTGTTCTCGTGGACGCCTGGAGAAGCCGACGGTCCGGGTAGCCACCCGGTCACGGTCCGCGTGACGGACAACGGCAGCCCCGCGATGGACGCTTTCGAGGCGATCTCGATCACCGTCAATGAAGTGAACGTGGCGCCGGTTTTGGCGGCCATCGGGAACAAGGCCGGGACGGTGGGGGTCGAAGTCGCCTTCACGGCGACCGCGACGGACGCCGACGTTCCTGCGAACACCCTCACGTTCTCGCTGGATGCAGGCGGTCCCGCCGGAGCCACGATCAACGGCTCGACAGGCGCCTTCAGCTGGACGCCCTCGGCCACGGGAAGCTTCGCGGCGACGGTACGGGTGACGGACAACGGCACACCGGCGCTCGACGACTTCGAGGCGATCACGATCGACGTGACCGAAGCGGCGGTGAATCACGCGCCGGTGCTCGATGCGATCGGGAACAAGGCGGTGGACGAGGGGCTGCTTCTCAGCTTCACGGCCACCGCGACGGACGCCGACGCGGGCCAGACCCTCACGTTCTCGCTGGATACCGGTGGCCCCTCAGGCGCGGCGATCACCGCGGGCGGCGTGTTCTCGTGGACGCCGACCGAGGCGCAGGGCCCCGGCAGCTACCCGGTCACCATTCGCGTGACGGACGACGGCAGCCCTGCGATGGATGATTTCGAGGTGGTCACGATCGACGTGAACGAGGTGAACGTGGCGCCGGTTCTGGCGGCCATCGGGAACAAGGCGGGGACCGTAGGGGTCGAAGTAGCCTTCACGGCGAGCGCGACGGACGCCGACGTTCCAGCCAATGCCCTCACATTCTCGCTGGATGCCGGCGCTCCGGCCGGAGCGGCGATCAACGGCTCGACGGGCGCCTTCAGCTGGACTCCCTCGGCTACGGGAAGCTTCGCGGCGACGGTCCGGGTGACGGACAACGGCACCCCAGCACTCGACGACTTCGAGGCGATCTCGATCGACGTGACCGAGGCGGTGGTGAATCACGCGCCGGTGCTTGACGCAATCGGGAACAAGTCCGGCACGGTGGGGGTCGAAGTCGCCTTCACGGCGACCGCGACGGACGCCGACGCGGGCCAGACGCTCGCCTTCTCGCTGGATGCCGGCGCACCGGCAGGGGCGGCGATCAACGGCTCCACGGGCGCCTTTAGCTGGACACCTTCGGCTACGGGAAGCTTCGCCGCGACGGTCCGGGTGACGGACAACGGCACCCCGGCACTCGACGACTTCGAGGCGATCACGATCACGGTCGGTGGCGGCGGCGGGGAGACACTGGCGGCCAACGCGTTCTTCGCCGGACCCAACATAATTACGGTCCTGGACGCGAATCGGGCTACTTGCGTTGAGATCGAGCCGGTGCAGAACTCGTACTCGAACGACGATGTCGATCTCTCCAGCATCGTGATGATCTATGCGGGCAAGCAAATTTCAGCGCTCGCAGACAGGACCGACCTCAACGGAGACAAGAACCACAACGGGGTCCGCGAGATCAAAGCCTGCTTTTCGAAGGAGGACCTTCGGTCCCTGTTCAGCGATCTCCCGCGTGGCCTGAGCCGAGTCGAGGTCGCGATCGAGGGGAATCTCGAATCGGGCGCGAGGTTCGGCGACACGGTGAAGCATTTCGTCTTCGTGTTGAGCACCAGCAGCACCGGCAGGTGCGGCCTGGCAGCTCAGCCGAATCCACTCAATCCGGAGACGATCCTCAGCTTCACGACGACCCAGAGGGGTCCCGTCACGGTCCGCGTCTTCGACACTTCGGGAAGGCTCGTAAAGACCCTGCAGGACGGGACGATGCCGGCCGGATTCAACTCGGTCCGGTGGGACGGGTCGGCTGACAATGGCACCCACGTTGCCACAGGGGTCTATTTCGTGAAGATGATCTCACTCGATGGAGAGCAGAGACTGCGCGTCACGGTTCTCAAGTAG